A window of Nicotiana sylvestris chromosome 8, ASM39365v2, whole genome shotgun sequence genomic DNA:
tttcatgtcagtagccctcagaggtacccaaATGTTACAGactgtatattctctatccttattcacattactgttcatacttatgctttcctgccttgcATACTCAATACTTTATTCGTACCGACGTTCATTTTATTTGTGGATGCTACATGTCGTGCTGTAGGTCCTGATAGACCCCAATCATAGTAGGCTTCCTAGATCAGAAGTTATTggtgagatcccttctccggacttgccgtggtcttggtatgcatttttgttatagacattatgggtatgtcagggccctattccggctatgttgcagcacttatgttcctttagaggctcatagaaatgtgtcgactcatgtatactTTGGTATGATTTGtcggctgatttttgttgtatagtctttcatggcagcgtggtagctcgtaccttatatatagtttcctACCTGTCTGGTTATTCTATGTTAAGTATGTTCATGCCAGTATCTTTCATTGTTAGTTGTTCatgatccatatctaccatttatattgatgttgtcggcccttaaagataataaggaaggttagataaaatatatGTTGATGTTCGGCAAGTATGgcccgggtgctagtcatgaccctccagtttgggtcgtgacaaacttggtataaTAGCAAGTCAGTCCTAGGGCTTGtttatgagccgtgtctagtagagtcttgattatggatgtgtagcgcgccacatttataatcaggaggctacatgacatctagggttgttaccttcttcctgaatctagatcgtgcatagatttgagtcgtaagtgttcatctctaatattcaccttgttttctttcagcaatgccttcgactaggaagcaaacgattagcaGACGACTcgatacagctgcgggagagggtaccagtcacttgccccaagccagagcaggcaaaagtgaggctcagagtgagatgccgtctcataactcatctactccatctcctctaaaggatattaggaggcacccaacacctccagttcctccgtctagcACTAGAGACCAGGATAtacggagtgctttgcagttgttgactagcttggtagctgctcaggctcagaggtaGAATACATGTGCTGCTGATAACCCaattagtacgagagttcgtgattttattaatttagaccctccattGTTTACCAGAttagaccccaaggaggacccacagacttttattgaccaggttcatcgtacactacatgttatgcatgctagtgatacgaatgcagtagagttggcttcttattggTTACGGAATTTAGCGGGTTCTGGTATGATAGTtaggagagatccaggggtccgaacgctcctccaACTGTGTGAAAGGAATTTTTTGAGGCCTTTCTTTCTTACTACTTGCCaattgagatacgacgagctagatctgataagttcttgaaccttcgacAAGGTAATATGTGTGTGCAAGAgtatagtatgcagtttgattctttagcaaggtatgctccccatatggtggccgaagATGATCTTGAGCAGGTGAAAAAGGATTGTAATTGGGGGATAAGAATGTCGTGATTCCTTCTCTCGAAGAGGACATCACCACTCATGTGGAAGGGTACTTAAGCATGTACACTTATCCTTTCACATTAGATCCCGTAGATCCAGCACTAGGTCCCATGGACCCAGTCATTCTTGATTTCTAAAACCAATATCGGGTGACGCTTGGCCAGATCTACCCTTCTTTCTAGCGTATCGTCAATTTGATTAGGTATTTCTCAGGCAAGGTCGATGGGATGCCTTTTACCCTCGACCACCTGATTAGGCTATACAGCCCCTACCTTTATCAAGACGGTCTGATAAAGCTCCAATGTTGATCCTCGAAGTCGCCATTCTCTAGCATCGATGAGGTTAAGGATCAAGGATGGATGATCCGTTTGTCCGAATCAAGACTTCCGATTTAATTCCCGCTGAAAGGATGCCATTTcccgaggaatggaacatgaaacgtaagtacaAATTTATCGACAATGATTACTGTTTTGCTTTCCCTATTCTTCCTCGATCTAATTTCCTTTTGATGATGCAGTTGCCCCTTGGTTTCCTGGTGTGATTCTGGACCTCGCAGATTGGGTCCGACAATTGGCCTCCACTTCTTCACACACGGAACGCTATTGGCAAGATTTGGCCAAGGGTCGGTGGGAAGCTAAAAACCATGGTGAATTCCCTTGTTCATATGTCGATGTTTTCCTATAAAATACCTACTTTCTCCTTATGTAGGCCTCGGAGATACTGTTGCTATTGAGGCAGCCCCCGCCCGATGAGGAGGAAATCCCAAAGCCAACcaaggagaagaaaaggaaaagggcttCGCCAGCAAGTTCCTAGAAGCCCAAtaaaaataaggctcaaaagccTAGGGCCAATCCTGTGGCCCTATCTGTAGAAGTGGTCCAACACCTTCGAAATGACGAGGAAAAGGGAGGAGATGACGACTGCCTGTTGGTAGCTCGGAAGAGAGAAAGCACTAGGGCTTCGAAATCCACCGAACCGGTGATGGCCGATGCGGTTCATTCTTGAGATGAAGAAATCTTAGAGGGGAGATCGTGCAAAGTCCCCAAGACATCGGGTGGTAAAAGTGCATCTCATCTCGGAGGACATTTGGCGGGTGATCCCGAGGAGCCTAATTTTGAGGCCCTCCAAAGAGAAGATAATGTCCCAAGTgaatcacttgggataattaacaAAGACGAATTGCCACTTGGTCCCGTGTTCTCTGAAGGGCAGTTCCAAGATGCCCAGGCCATGAAGACTCCTGACGTATGGGCGACCCACGAAGGGACTAATATTTTTCGGGAATGCCTTTTAGGGGTCGAAGATGGTGCCAACCCGGATGCCTCGTTTAGTTTTGACAAGGCTCAGCGTCTTCTTAAGCAAGTAAGTTTCTGCTTCCATAATTATGCTCGTGATTTATTCTCGTTTTTTGAGTTTGatctcttttctttgtgtgaaggCTATAACGCTCCATCGACATGCATTCTCCAAGTCTCGAGCCGAGCTCACCCGATGCGAGGCTGAAATCAAGAAGCTCGTGGAAGAGAGGGACAACCTCAAACTCCTCTATGTTCAAAAAGAGGAGGAGATTAGGGGCCTTAGATCCGACTTTACGAAGGCTCAGTCAGAACAGATCGAGCTTATTGAGCAGGTAATGTAGATTTTTGGGAATTTGTTATGTGCTTATCTGACTTAGCGACTAACACTTTGACTTTGCAGGCCCAGCTGAAGGGCGAGCTGGTGGAGCATCTTCGAGAAGTGCTCAAGGTGAAAGAGGCCGAGACCCTGGGATGGAAGCAACATATGGATCGTCTCGCCTCAGAGAAAGACATGCTTCGGTCCCAGCTGACTTTGATCGAACGCCAGCTTCAAAATGTAAAGGGGGAAAGCTTGGCCCATAGCCGAAAAATTGAGGAGCTCGAAGCTAAATCAGTCGCCGAGCTTGCGAAGGCCAAATTTGAGGTAGAGGCATTTGTGGCCTCTTATAGAGCTGATACCGAGGCTGCTAACATTTGGGCATAGGAAATCTACACTGCTGCTGAAGTCAAATTGTCAAGTGCTCTCGATCATGCCAGACGACAATCCCGTAGAGAAACTCTCGAGGAAGTGCACGCTCGTAGCTTTGATCTCTCAGCTGATATTAAAAAGGCAAAAACTTTGGAGGACGAGGCTGCCGCCTTACTCTGCGATGATAAAGATTCTTCTAGTGGTTTCGAGATCAGAGGAGATGAGGTTGAAGTCCCCGAGGAGGAGGTTCCCGAAGATGCAACTCTCAAGGATGCGGATCCTGAGGATGCGGCTCTTAAAGTAGATTAGGCTCTTaggattttgttttttttgtttttgtgtaaggccCCTTGTGGCCACTATAAATACCCTTTATGAATATAaggaatttattttctttatgcTCCATCTCCGATTTATTTCAAATTCTGCTTCGTCTTTGTTTTGTGAAATGTTTTGATGTTATAACTTCAATGATCGAGTGAGCACTGGCTTGGACTTAGAGTAGAACAAACCCTTAGGGTTTTTAGTAATCAATGGGCGATCCTTGAACTTATAATGGAATACCTCTTAAGGGTTTTTGATGAATCCTCAAGTTAAGCTTAAGTCAATTTGATGCGAGCTCGGGATGATGGGACCCTTAGGTCGGAGTCGAGTGAGAACAAGGTCTCGAACTCTAACTATTTTGACCCTTAGGTTCTATTAGGTTGGGCCGATATGGCCTTTGAAAGATGGCTATTATTTCTCCTTTTCGTCTTAGaagacttagtaaaaatttaTTTATGCCTTGGCATGCATTTTTTACCCATTGGATTTTTTGAGAGTTCGGTGTCAATCAGAACCCTTTGTTTTTAGTTCCATAGTATAAGTTTGTATTTCAGTAATTCGATACCTCGTAAGGTTtttcgagggctgattttatcgaagccctttgatAAAAtcgccgagggtagcctttattTAACCGGTTTTCTAAGAATTCGAAGACCTATTTTTATTGCAGAATTCAGACGTATCCAAGCCACGttattttggccgtagccttCAGGTGTGTCTCTTGGAATTGTTTCCCGATAACCTTTTGAACTTGTCCGaaaggttagtccccgagta
This region includes:
- the LOC104211686 gene encoding uncharacterized protein, producing the protein MKTPDVWATHEGTNIFRECLLGVEDGANPDASFSFDKAQRLLKQAITLHRHAFSKSRAELTRCEAEIKKLVEERDNLKLLYVQKEEEIRGLRSDFTKAQSEQIELIEQAQLKGELVEHLREVLKVKEAETLGWKQHMDRLASEKDMLRSQLTLIERQLQNVKGESLAHSRKIEELEAKSVAELAKAKFEVEAFVASYRADTEAANIWA